In Drosophila subpulchrella strain 33 F10 #4 breed RU33 chromosome 3R, RU_Dsub_v1.1 Primary Assembly, whole genome shotgun sequence, the following are encoded in one genomic region:
- the LOC119545818 gene encoding multiple coagulation factor deficiency protein 2 homolog — MYRMCNLSNLLNFIICIASFSQNFDGTLAVKRGPHHPRGETRRVDQHLTHEEHRIDDDLRDMGVQANLEDLSEEEKIFYMFKAHDNDNNNALDGLEMIQSAMHHNYDYFKNNERDEYLQNATDELEHFIEAIDKFLLIADDNNDGLLHYPEFVKAITGGKEQLNVDRNILR; from the exons ATGTATAGGATGTGCAATCTATCGAACCTGCTGAACTTCATCATCTGCATAGCCAGTTTCAGCCAGAACTTCGATGGAACCCTGGCGGTCAAGAGGGGTCCACACCATCCTCGGGGCGAAACTAGAAGAGTGGACCAGCATCTCACCCATGAGGAGCA TCGCATTGATGATGATTTAAGGGACATGGGTGTGCAGGCTAATCTGGAGGATCTGAGCGAAGAGGAGAAAATCTTCTACATGTTCAAG GCCCATGACAATGACAATAATAATGCACTCGATGGCCTCGAGATGATTCAGTCTGCCATGCATCATAACTATGACTATTTCAAAAACAACGAGCGGGATGAATACCTACAAAATGCCACTGATGAGCTGGAACATTTTATAG AGGCCATTGACAAGTTTTTGCTAATTGCGGATGACAACAACGATGGTCTGCTGCATTATCCGGAGTTTGTCAAGGCCATAACCGGTGGCAAGGAGCAACTGAATGTGGACAGGAATATCCTGCGCTAA
- the LOC119545820 gene encoding UPF0691 protein C9orf116 homolog — protein sequence MCEQYCDKFETFNPEVEFAKFQKRKPIVRTAQLYENLHKREDIKCPYSFKGYGVETDANTMYRTCNSEYGYYAPNAYTIPKRFYPLPQNFSNEVVRFGMYRNFSLNTHMDRTFY from the exons ATGTGTGAGCAGTACTGTGACAAGTTTGAGACCTTCAATCCGGAGGTTGAGTTTGCCAAGTTCCAAAAACGTAAACCCATCGTGAGGACTGCCCAGCTGTACGAGAATCTGCACAAGCGAGAGGATATCAAGTGTCCCT ACAGCTTCAAGGGATATGGCGTGGAGACGGACGCCAATACCATGTACCGCACCTGCAACTCGGAATACGGTTACTATGCCCCCAATGCCTATACCATCCCCAAGCGTTTCTATCCACTTCCCCAGAATTTCTCCAACGAAGTCGTTCGTTTCGGCATGTATCGCAATTTCTCCCTCAACACCCACATGGATCGCACCTTCTACTAA
- the LOC119545816 gene encoding uncharacterized protein LOC119545816: MPQPGGDYFIIITSFLVLICFLVPTKAASYQMENYDLDMDSGGISNSSNAEEFYGGVTSLERPISWLRSANSMMGSPAGHVVMQVAKELLHRSAGNSQVLSLNLTNLLIIILLKVLIFSAGMLGAGHWSAYGYGHGRSSDSNYGLGLTSGDDYLITGFLAAQGAGRDECLYAASCASPAAAYEYAKAGRSLLGAVELFQGVPLEKPRYTDLIVLMERAAHDGFQGKVCNITQTCDGLL, translated from the exons ATGCCACAACCAGGCGGGGATTACTTCATCATCATTACTTCCTTCTTAGTTTTGATCTGTTTCCTAGTTCCAACTAAGGCAGCCAGTTATCAAATGGAAAACTACGACCTGGATATGGATAGTGGGGGCATATCAAACTCTAGCAACGCAGAGGAGTTCTATGGAGGCGTAACTTCCCTGGAAAGACCTATTTCTTGGCTAAGAAGTGCCAATAGCATGATGGGCAGTCCAGCTGGCCATGTGGTGATGCAGGTGGCCAAGGAACTGCTGCATCGTTCAGCCGGAAACAGTCAA GTCCTAAGTCTGAACCTGACCAATCTGCTGATTATCATACTGCTAAAAGTCCTCATCTTCTCAGCTGGAATGTTGGGAGCAGGACACTGGAGTGCCTATGGTTATGGCCATGGTCGGTCGAGTGATAGCAACTATGGTTTGGGCCTAACTTCTGGTGATGACTATCTGATAACTGGGTTTCTAGCCGCCCAGGGAGCAGGTAGAGATGAGTGTCTGTATGCAGCATCCTGTGCCAGCCCTGCGGCAGCCTACGAATACGCGAAGGCAGGACGTTCTCTTCTGGGCGCCGTTGAATTGTTCCAAGG GGTGCCGCTGGAGAAACCACGCTACACCGATCTCATTGTTCTAATGGAGCGAGCCGCCCACGATGGCTTCCAAGGAAAGGTCTGCAACATCACCCAGACTTGTGACGGATTGCTTTGA
- the LOC119545814 gene encoding LOW QUALITY PROTEIN: synapsin (The sequence of the model RefSeq protein was modified relative to this genomic sequence to represent the inferred CDS: substituted 1 base at 1 genomic stop codon), translating into MPPPPAPGQPAGAAPELSLSFGAGKAPATAAPAPPRGVSAPTSPAKSRESLLQRVQSLTGAARDQGASILGAAVQSATQRAPAFTKDKYFTLLVLDDQNTDWSKYFRGRRLHGDFDIRVEQAEFRDITVVSSADTGPVVTMAAYRSGTRVARSFRPDFVLIRQPPRDGSSDFRSTILGLKYGGVPSINSLHSIYQFQDKPWVFSHLLQLQRRLGRDGFPLIEQTFFPNPRDLFQFTKFPSVLKAGHCHGGVATARLENQSALQDAAGLVSGAGNDSHCYCTIEPYIDAKFSVHIQKIGNNYKAFMRKSITGNWKTNQGSAMLEQITLTEKYKSWVDEISELFGGMEVCGLSVVVAKDGREYIISACDSTFALIGDSQEEDRRQIADLVSGRMQNVCRPSMAQTGPGKLPSRSSVSSRAESPTDEGMAPTPPLPAGPRPAPMGGPPPIPERTSPAVGSIGRLSSRSSISELPEEPSSSGPSTVGGVRRDSQTSQASTISSSVSRVGQRPPQTQSSVVEDAEDTMKNLRKTFAGIFGDMXEIANKKRGRTASETSSGPGSVPSSAGPGTGSGSGTGSGFTGSFLGKQFSFAGSKGGVSVADEGVISTQPTQRPSEEPPAIPATASSAVRPESSVSISGTTNTDTEKAGTGGYQPVTNYEQQERVNPFDKEPNKSGSAASIHTTTSSSSSMSSSSISSRINRNGNAIKSPPPPAGPPPPPPTNVMASVGVGGSNANSSSGYRNSFSSSLSKDKTSYGNYGSTTSVETITRMDTNTTNTGATATEAGEASGITAITNISNSAGIVAPTTGTITTSVTTNDWRSAIGMRSASVYSAPAAVTTVLPGDTSGYDSNSIASQGEEVLNNPSDLPSYTRPSYSRSESNASKHSDLDVIFGDSKTTPVSYGNGKYTRAAGSISDADMIFGGPPSNYKSDRFGAAKSMSMSSSGMGSGNGTGMGSGSYKIYEGIQNAAFSDFSDSGSMSSIGSHTKRWSASREEDDELDLK; encoded by the exons GGCTCCGGCTTTCACCAAGGACAAGTACTTTACGCTGCTGGTTTTGGATGACCAGAACACGGACTGGTCGAAATACTTCCGCGGCAGGCGATTGCACGGCGACTTCGACATCCGAGTGGAGCAGGCCGAGTTCAGG GACATTACGGTGGTCTCCAGCGCGGACACCGGACCGGTGGTCACCATGGCCGCCTATCGCAGTGGGACTCGG GTCGCGCGTTCCTTCCGACCGGACTTTGTGCTGATTCGCCAGCCGCCGCGCGATGGATCCAGTGACTTCCGCTCCACGATCTTGGGCTTGAAGTACGGCGGAGTGCCCAGCATCAATTCGTTGCACTCGATCTACCAGTTTCAG GACAAACCGTGGGTATTTTCCCATCTGTTGCAACTGCAGCGACGCCTCGGACGCGACGGCTTTCCTCTAATCGAGCAGACCTTCTTCCCCAATCCACGCGATTTG TTCCAATTCACCAAGTTCCCCAGCGTGCTGAAGGCTGGTCACTGCCACGGCGGCGTGGCCACCGCCCGCCTGGAGAACCAGAGCGCCCTGCAAGATGCCGCCGGACTGGTGAGCGGTGCCGGCAACGATTCGCATTGTTATTGCACCATCGAGCCCTATATCGATGCCAAGTTCAGCGTGCACATCCAGAAGATTGGCAACAACTACAAGGCATTTAT GCGCAAATCCATCACCGGCAATTGGAAGACCAATCAGGGATCAGCCATGCTGGAGCAAATCACTTTAACCGAGAAGTACAAAAGCTGGGTGGATGAG ATATCGGAGCTCTTTGGCGGCATGGAAGTGTGTGGTCTCTCCGTGGTGGTGGCCAAGGATGGACGCGAGTACATCATCAGCGCCTGCGACAGCACCTTCGCCCTGATCGGGGACTCCCAGGAGGAGGACCGCAGGCAGATAGCCGATCTGGTATCCGGACGCATGCAG AATGTCTGCCGTCCCAGCATGGCGCAGACGGGACCGGGCAAGTTGCCCTCCCGCTCCTCGGTCTCCTCGCGGGCGGAGAGTCCCACGGACGAGGGCATGGCGCCCACTCCGCCGCTCCCAGCCGGCCCACGACCGGCTCCCATGGGCGGTCCCCCACCCATTCCGGAGCGCACCTCGCCGGCGGTGGGCTCCATTGGGCGGCTgagcagccgcagcagcatcTCGGAGCTGCCGGAGGAGCCCTCCTCCTCGGGACCCAGCACGGTGGGTGGGGTGCGTCGCGATTCACAGACCTCGCAGGCCTCGACCATCTCCTCCTCGGTGTCGCGGGTGGGCCAAAGGCCGCCACAGACCCAGAGCTCCGTGGTCGAGGACGCCGAGGATACCATGAAGAACCTGAGGAAGACCTTTGCGGGGATCTTTGGTGACATGTAGGAAATCGCTAATAAGAAGCGCGGCAGAACGGCCAGCGAGACGAGCAGCGGGCCGGGCAGTGTGCCCAGCAGCGCGGGACCGGGGACAGGAAGCGGCAGCGGAACCGGAAGTGGATTCACTGGCTCCTTCCTCGGCAAGCAGTTCTCGTTCGCCGGCAGCAAGGGAGGCGTTAGCGTGGCCGATGAAGGCGTCATCTCCACCCAGCCTACTCAGCGTCCCAGCGAAGAGCCCCCAGCAATTCCGGCGACGGCCAGCTCAGCCGTCCGGCCGGAAAGCAGCGTTTCGATTAGCGGTACAACAAATACGGATACAGAAAAAGCCGGCACCGGTGGCTATCAGCCGGTGACCAATTACGAGCAACAGGAGCGGGTCAATCCGTTTGACAAGGAGCCCAACAAATCGGGCAGTGCGGCCAGCATACAcaccaccacctcctcctcctcatcgATGTCCTCCTCATCCATCTCCTCAAGGATCAATCGCAATGGCAATGCCATCAAATCGCCGCCCCCGCCGGCGggtccaccaccaccaccgcccaCAAATGTGATGGCGTCAGTGGGAGTGGGTGGCAGCAATGCCAATAGCTCCAGTGGCTACAGGAATAGCTTCAGCAGCTCCCTGAGCAAGGACAAGACCAGTTATGGGAATTACGGGAGCACCACCTCGGTGGAGACCATCACACGGATGGACACGAACACCACGAACACTGGGGCCACGGCCACGGAGGCGGGCGAGGCCAGTGGCATCACGGCCATCACCAATATCAGCAATAGTGCTGGGATAGTAGCACCCACCACTGGAACCATTACCACCTCGGTGACCACCAATGACTGGAGATCGGCCATTGGAATGCGATCGGCCAGTGTCTACAGTGCTCCGGCTGCAGTGACCACTGTACTGCCCGGAGACACCTCCGGCTACGATTCCAACTCGATTGCCTCGCAGGGCGAGGAGGTCCTCAACAATCCCAGCGATCTGCCCTCGTACACCCGACCCTCCTACTCGCGATCCGAGAGCAATG CTTCCAAGCACTCGGACCTGGATGTCATTTTCGGAGACAGCAAGACCACCCCGGTATCCTATGGAAATGGGAAATACACCCGGGCCGCAGGATCCATTTCGGATGCTGATATGATTTTCGGAGGACCGCCCTCCAACTACAAAAGCGATCGCTTCGGGGCCGCCAAGAGCATGAGCATGAGTTCCAGTGGAATGGGTTCCGGAAATGGAACCGGAATGGGATCCGGAAGCTATAAGATCTACGAGGGCATCCAGAATGCGGCATTCAGCGACTTTAGCGACTCGGGCAGTATGAGCAGCATTGGATCGCATACCAAACGCTGGAGTGCCAGCAGGGAGGAGGACGACGAACTGGACTTGAAGTGA
- the LOC119545817 gene encoding tissue inhibitor of metalloproteinase, producing the protein MDSRKHFGLLTLVLAAVLAFYGRPVDACMCMPEHPQTHFARADYVVQLRVFRKSETIEPNRTTYKVSIKRTYKATPEARRMLRDGRLSTPRNDAMCGGVRLELGKVYIIAGRLPTLNICAYYKEYTKMSITERHGFGGGYAKGANCTVHPCFGQQCFRFPTYADGCKWSTQAKCETDYSACMPHRRQTPNGVISRCGWRRTQLYRKCLSNP; encoded by the exons ATGGATTCTCGTAAGCATTTTGGTTTATTGACACTCGTCCTGGCCGCCGTCCTCGCGTTTTACGGGCGCCCAGTGGACGCCTGCATGTGCATGCCCGAACACCCACAGACGCACTTCGCCCGCGCGGACTACG TTGTGCAGCTGCGAGTCTTCCGCAAATCAGAGACCATTGAGCCGAACAGGACCACCTACAAAGTCAGCATCAAGCGAACCTACAAG GCAACTCCCGAGGCGCGTCGAATGCTTCGCGATGGTCGCCTGTCGACGCCCCGAAATGATGCGATGTGTGGAGGGGTACGACTGGAGTTGGGAAAGGTCTATATCATAGCGGGAAGGCTGCCGACACTGAACATTTGCGCCTACTACAAGGAGTACACCAAGATGTCGATTACAGAGCGACATGGCTTCGGCGGTGGCTATGCCAAGGGCGCCAATTGCACA GTACATCCCTGCTTCGGACAACAGTGCTTCAGGTTCCCAACTTACGCCGACGGTTGCAAGTGGTCGACACAGGCAAAATGCGAGACGGACTACAGTGCCTGCATGCCGCACAGAAGGCAGACGCCCAATGGAGTGATTTCCCGCTGCGGCTGGCGACGCACGCAACTCTACAGGAAGTGCCTGAGCAATCCGTAG